The Schistocerca nitens isolate TAMUIC-IGC-003100 chromosome 12, iqSchNite1.1, whole genome shotgun sequence genome has a window encoding:
- the LOC126214968 gene encoding uncharacterized protein LOC126214968, translating into MRIPLPLLASVALLSAVGASTTKASTTTATTTSTTTAAPAEKREGADSGEGSTEARVHTKRGLHHGDFGGEHGDVKHVTITKEEYVPVPHPYPVKVPVEKEVPYPVEKVVPYPVKVPVERPVPYEVPVPKPVPYEVKKYIPYHVKVPVDRPYPVPYPVEKKVPYKVEVKVPVPHPYHVHVPKPYPVVVEKKVPQPYPVHVKVPVPKPYPVHVKVPVHIPVERPVPYEVKVPVEKPVPVHVIRPYPVPVEKKVPYPVEKEVPYPVKIPYDRPVPYHVEKPYPVPVVKKVPYPVIKPVPYHVEKEIPYPVKIPVDRPVPYPVEKPFPVPVEKEVPFPVEKPVPYPVKVPVEHPVPYPVVKHVPYPVKVSDENHHDFHHDGDFHHGGDFHHGGYDRRR; encoded by the exons TTGCCGCTGTTGGCCAGTGTGGCGCTGCTGTCGGCAGTTGGCGCCAGTACGACGAAGGCATCGACGACGACGGCGACGACGACGTCAACGACGACGGCCGCCCCTGCTGAGAAGAGAGAAGGAGCTGACTCTGGGGAGGGCAGCACGGAGGCCAGAGTGCACACCAAGAGGGGCCTGCACCACGGGGACTTCGGCGGGGAGCATGGCGATGTGAAGCAC GTGACAATCACAAAGGAGGAGTACGTCCCAGTGCCCCATCCCTACCCGGTGAAGGTGCCAGTGGAGAAGGAGGTACCGTACCCTGTGGAGAAGGTGGTGCCGTACCCGGTGAAGGTCCCCGTGGAACGGCCGGTGCCGTACGAGGTCCCGGTACCGAAGCCGGTGCCTTACGAAGTCAAGAAGTACATCCCGTACCACGTCAAAGTGCCCGTGGACAGACCCTACCCCGTGCCCTACCCTGTCGAGAAGAAAGTACCTTACAAGGTGGAAGTCAAGGTGCCGGTCCCTCACCCGTACCACGTCCACGTACCGAAACCCTACCCTGTCGTCGTAGAGAAGAAGGTTCCGCAGCCGTATCCGGTCCACGTCAAGGTGCCCGTACCCAAACCCTACCCGGTCCACGTCAAGGTCCCGGTGCACATCCCTGTCGAGAGGCCGGTACCGTACGAGGTCAAAGTCCCGGTGGAAAAGCCCGTACCGGTGCACGTGATCAGACCTTACCCAGTTCCGGTCGAGAAGAAGGTCCCGTACCCGGTGGAGAAAGAAGTTCCGTACCCGGTGAAGATACCCTACGATCGTCCTGTACCGTATCACGTAGAGAAACCCTACCCAGTTCCTGTAGTGAAGAAAGTACCTTACCCGGTGATCAAGCCGGTGCCGTACCACGTAGAGAAGGAGATACCGTACCCGGTGAAGATACCTGTCGATCGCCCTGTGCCGTACCCCGTAGAGAAACCTTTCCCAGTTCCTGTGGAGAAGGAAGTGCCCTTTCCTGTAGAGAAACCTGTCCCATACCCTGTGAAGGTACCTGTAGAGCACCCCGTCCCATACCCTGTTGTTAAGCACGTCCCATACCCAGTAAAAGTATCAGATGAAAACCACCACGACTTCCATCATGATGGCGACTTCCATCATGGTGGCGACTTCCATCATGGTGGCTACGATCGCCGAAGGTAA